In the genome of Cryptomeria japonica chromosome 8, Sugi_1.0, whole genome shotgun sequence, one region contains:
- the LOC131060060 gene encoding uncharacterized protein LOC131060060, with translation MVDSITICGAGFKAPTDAELSGPLLLQMVEAMKVELEDHRQSWSQKGCTIMTDGWTDRRNRTLLNFLVSCGGSTMFLKSIDASSHVKNATYLCEAIEEVIQEVGEENVVQVVTDNAASYVAASKF, from the exons atggTAGATTCCATAACCATTTGTGGTGCGGGGTTTAAAGCCCCTACCGATGCTGAGTTAAGTGGCCCCCTCTTGTTACAAATGGTTGAGGCTATGAAAGTTGAGCTAGAGGACCACCGACAGTCTTGGAGCcaaaagggttgcaccatcatgacagatggttggacggataggaggaatagaacactcctaaattttcttgtttcctgcggag gatccaccatgttcttgaaatctattgatgcttcctcacatgtgaaaaatgccacatacttatgtgaggctattgaggaagtcatacaagaggtgggggaagaaaatgtggtgcaggtggtgacagataatgcagcaagttatgttgctgcaagtaaattttga